The following proteins come from a genomic window of Phnomibacter ginsenosidimutans:
- a CDS encoding acyltransferase, whose product MAYTMHQSGVRDVQLGENVTIIAPVNLYECVIGSHSFIGPFTEVQRGVVVGMHCKVQSHSFICEGVTIGHHCFIGHGVMFVNDLFADGKPAGGDQSKWKTTMIEDHVSIGSNATILPVRICSHTVIGAGSVVTKDITEPGVYAGNPAVLLRPL is encoded by the coding sequence ATGGCTTATACCATGCATCAATCTGGAGTAAGAGATGTTCAACTAGGGGAAAATGTAACCATCATTGCTCCTGTGAATTTGTATGAATGTGTGATTGGTAGTCACAGTTTTATCGGACCCTTTACTGAAGTACAACGTGGCGTGGTGGTGGGCATGCATTGCAAAGTGCAAAGCCACAGTTTTATATGCGAAGGGGTTACTATCGGGCATCATTGTTTCATTGGCCACGGCGTGATGTTTGTAAATGATTTGTTTGCTGACGGAAAACCTGCAGGTGGCGATCAATCGAAATGGAAAACCACCATGATTGAAGATCATGTAAGCATTGGCAGTAATGCTACCATACTGCCAGTGCGTATTTGCAGCCACACCGTTATTGGAGCAGGCAGTGTGGTTACAAAAGACATTACTGAACCGGGTGTATATGCCGGTAATCCGGCTGTTTTGCTTCGTCCTTTATAA
- a CDS encoding NAD-dependent epimerase/dehydratase family protein, producing MKNVLITGASGFLGKYIVDAFTQQNWYVSTVGRHSSNSIQCDLAVDVPDLNNINANLVIHAMGKAHMVPSTDAEAQAFFDVNFEGTKRLCSALEHAAALPEQFVFISTVAVYGKDEGADINEDHPLQGKTPYALSKIQAEQWLQQWCGQHNIRLSILRLPLVAGQQAPGNLGAMVNGIRTGRYFNIAEGKARKSVVLAEDVANWIPKIAAVGGVYNLTDGYHPSFAELATVIAKQLHCNPPGNLPSWVALPAAFAGNFLGSRAPINCDKLRKITATLTFNDAKAKAAFGWMPKPVLESTLV from the coding sequence ATGAAAAATGTTTTAATCACCGGCGCATCCGGATTTTTAGGCAAGTATATCGTTGATGCATTTACGCAGCAAAACTGGTATGTATCAACCGTTGGCCGGCATAGTTCCAACTCCATACAATGTGACCTGGCTGTTGATGTACCCGACCTTAACAACATCAATGCTAATTTGGTAATACATGCCATGGGCAAGGCCCATATGGTGCCTTCAACCGATGCAGAAGCTCAAGCTTTTTTCGATGTCAACTTTGAGGGGACGAAAAGGCTTTGTAGTGCATTGGAACATGCTGCTGCTTTGCCTGAGCAATTTGTTTTTATAAGCACAGTTGCCGTTTACGGAAAAGATGAGGGAGCAGACATTAATGAAGATCATCCATTGCAAGGTAAAACGCCATATGCGTTGAGTAAAATACAGGCAGAGCAATGGTTGCAGCAATGGTGTGGCCAACACAATATTCGATTGAGTATACTGCGGTTGCCATTGGTAGCGGGTCAACAAGCTCCCGGTAATTTGGGTGCTATGGTCAATGGCATTCGTACCGGTCGTTACTTTAATATTGCTGAAGGCAAAGCCCGCAAAAGTGTTGTACTCGCTGAAGATGTGGCCAACTGGATCCCTAAGATTGCAGCTGTTGGTGGTGTGTATAATCTTACCGATGGCTATCATCCCAGCTTTGCAGAACTCGCTACAGTTATCGCTAAGCAACTGCATTGCAATCCTCCGGGCAATCTTCCTTCGTGGGTGGCATTGCCTGCAGCATTTGCGGGAAATTTTCTAGGAAGCCGGGCACCTATTAACTGCGATAAATTGCGCAAAATAACAGCCACACTCACCTTTAACGATGCTAAAGCAAAGGCCGCATTTGGCTGGATGCCTAAGCCGGTGCTGGAATCGACACTTGTATAA
- a CDS encoding c-type cytochrome — protein sequence MKKSFVLFAAAAAVVLLVACGGGSSEPAATTTGETAAPKSMVADASAYDPKRGEGKFSEENTKLGALDAALATKGKAIADTKCLSCHKTTDEKLVGPGWKGVTTRKAPYWILNFITNPDPMIDKDPEVQAQLELCLVRMPNQNLTEDDAKQILEFMRQNDGAK from the coding sequence ATGAAAAAATCATTTGTACTATTTGCCGCAGCCGCTGCTGTTGTATTGCTGGTGGCATGTGGCGGTGGCAGTAGCGAGCCTGCTGCAACTACTACCGGCGAAACTGCTGCACCCAAAAGTATGGTTGCCGACGCCTCTGCTTACGACCCCAAACGTGGTGAAGGAAAGTTTAGTGAAGAAAACACGAAGCTGGGTGCGTTGGATGCTGCATTGGCTACCAAAGGCAAAGCGATTGCGGACACCAAATGTTTGTCTTGCCACAAAACTACCGATGAAAAACTGGTAGGACCAGGCTGGAAAGGTGTTACTACCCGCAAAGCTCCTTACTGGATTCTCAACTTCATTACCAATCCCGATCCGATGATTGATAAAGACCCTGAAGTGCAGGCTCAACTGGAACTCTGCCTGGTTCGTATGCCCAATCAGAACCTTACCGAAGATGATGCAAAGCAGATTCTGGAATTCATGCGCCAAAACGATGGTGCCAAATAA
- a CDS encoding M56 family metallopeptidase: protein MLTNQINTYLYAIGNGMLHSIWIAALLLLAYLGITRIWKLSASSKFTLAVVANGIVLLSFFIAITANAQHAWTLPMAAQTWLQTALQIVRIQLIPILAAAYCIVSVGMLLRLAMGWHNISNMRQHNLQKPAVDIRLFVQEKAQWLHIQQPVKVWLSNHISSPMTVGFLKPVILLPVAIVNQLTPAQVEAILIHELAHIKRYDYLINIGLQIADSFLFFNPFAKQLLKIAYAEREYSCDDWVLQFNYDKQLYAQALLNIGKASLQPAMAMGLANKKHGSLYQRICRLAGIQTVGGLAYSQYIGRSISLLLVIAIVSIATIENRQVAKSNSEQLAQHKEAVVELKYVQMAFDWMFGNKAAQLKNTAAKPLSEYTAIEEAPATFTAIADTPEEPATIPMFAVANNNHEAIVADLLPDLPADVAHANQQVAELEALGAELAHREAMLQHEMARKEALQQQAKAAQQELAQLYKWKQWLKTVLLENKHSIEALEQAKILEQHLAAATLKNATYPSIKQQEAYTVFETPEVSVTFDANEDLIIAPKKTLIKPAAPVLKMDSMQHKPAKTKRIIAL from the coding sequence ATGCTCACCAACCAAATCAATACTTATTTGTACGCCATTGGCAACGGTATGCTGCACAGCATTTGGATAGCTGCTTTGCTGCTGCTGGCTTATTTGGGCATTACCCGCATTTGGAAACTATCAGCAAGCAGCAAATTCACATTGGCGGTTGTGGCGAATGGTATTGTATTGCTGTCGTTTTTCATAGCCATTACGGCCAATGCTCAGCATGCATGGACATTGCCTATGGCTGCACAAACATGGCTGCAAACTGCACTCCAAATTGTACGCATACAACTCATACCCATATTGGCCGCAGCCTATTGTATAGTAAGTGTGGGCATGCTATTGCGCCTGGCTATGGGCTGGCACAACATCAGCAATATGCGCCAGCACAACTTGCAAAAACCTGCAGTAGACATCCGTCTTTTTGTACAAGAAAAAGCACAATGGCTGCACATACAACAACCAGTAAAAGTGTGGTTAAGCAACCACATTAGCAGTCCCATGACCGTTGGCTTTTTAAAGCCGGTTATTTTGCTACCGGTAGCCATTGTAAACCAACTTACACCAGCACAAGTAGAAGCTATTTTGATACATGAACTGGCACATATCAAGCGGTACGATTACCTCATCAATATTGGGTTGCAAATAGCCGACAGCTTCTTATTCTTCAATCCATTTGCCAAACAATTGTTGAAGATTGCGTATGCAGAAAGAGAATACAGCTGCGATGATTGGGTACTGCAATTCAACTACGATAAACAGCTGTATGCACAAGCATTGCTCAACATAGGCAAAGCCAGTTTGCAACCTGCCATGGCCATGGGATTGGCCAATAAAAAACATGGCTCTTTGTATCAACGCATTTGCCGCTTGGCAGGTATACAAACAGTGGGTGGACTTGCCTACAGCCAATACATTGGCCGCAGTATTTCATTGCTATTGGTAATCGCTATCGTCAGCATTGCAACGATTGAAAACAGGCAAGTGGCCAAGAGTAACAGTGAGCAATTGGCTCAACACAAAGAAGCTGTTGTTGAACTGAAGTATGTACAAATGGCGTTTGACTGGATGTTTGGCAACAAAGCGGCACAACTGAAAAACACAGCAGCTAAACCTTTATCCGAATACACTGCCATTGAAGAAGCACCTGCAACATTTACAGCGATTGCCGACACGCCTGAAGAACCAGCAACTATTCCCATGTTTGCCGTGGCCAATAATAATCATGAAGCAATTGTAGCAGACCTTTTACCCGATTTGCCAGCTGATGTAGCGCATGCCAACCAACAGGTGGCAGAGCTGGAAGCGCTGGGAGCGGAATTAGCTCACAGAGAAGCCATGCTGCAACACGAAATGGCCAGAAAAGAGGCATTGCAGCAACAAGCCAAGGCTGCACAGCAAGAACTGGCACAGTTGTACAAATGGAAACAGTGGTTGAAAACAGTACTGCTCGAAAACAAACACTCTATTGAAGCGTTGGAACAAGCCAAGATATTAGAACAACATCTTGCAGCTGCTACATTGAAGAATGCGACTTATCCTTCCATTAAGCAACAAGAAGCATATACGGTTTTTGAAACTCCTGAGGTATCTGTAACATTTGATGCAAACGAAGACCTCATCATCGCTCCAAAGAAAACTTTGATTAAGCCTGCAGCACCAGTTTTGAAGATGGATAGCATGCAACACAAGCCAGCTAAAACCAAAAGGATTATTGCCCTTTAA
- a CDS encoding BlaI/MecI/CopY family transcriptional regulator encodes MAKQLSNKPTESELEILQVLWQRGNATVREVHEELAAVKDAGYTTTLKLLQIMHDKGLVSRDDSSKTHIYQPNVSKEKTQQQIVGKMMNTLFEGSASQLVMRALGTAKPSKEELDEIQRLLDSMK; translated from the coding sequence ATGGCAAAGCAACTGAGCAATAAACCCACAGAAAGCGAACTGGAGATTTTGCAAGTGCTGTGGCAGCGGGGCAACGCCACCGTACGTGAAGTGCACGAAGAGCTGGCTGCCGTAAAAGATGCCGGCTATACCACCACCCTGAAGCTGTTGCAGATTATGCACGACAAAGGCCTGGTATCCCGCGACGACAGCAGTAAAACGCACATATACCAACCCAACGTGAGCAAGGAAAAAACGCAGCAGCAAATAGTGGGTAAAATGATGAATACCTTGTTTGAAGGCTCGGCCAGCCAACTGGTAATGAGGGCACTGGGCACAGCCAAACCCTCTAAAGAAGAACTGGACGAAATACAACGCCTGCTGGACAGCATGAAGTAA
- a CDS encoding glycosyltransferase family protein, giving the protein MEVVKELNKRGETFHCIAIGSGSKELVIKKSEVENLEFRGRLNNEELAKVIRTCHVGLSFRTDDEISARSIPVRVSEYIGVGIPTVLTPKSEGGELLDSYQVGKAFDNDEVSAICDFIQQLKYNQDLYQFYKNNAIRIRSNFSREAGAELFVRKMKQCLNVEETVKHSSM; this is encoded by the coding sequence GTGGAAGTTGTAAAAGAGCTGAATAAAAGAGGAGAGACCTTTCATTGTATTGCCATTGGTTCTGGTTCGAAGGAGCTGGTCATTAAAAAGTCAGAAGTAGAAAATCTGGAATTCAGGGGGCGGCTCAACAATGAAGAATTGGCTAAAGTGATACGGACTTGCCATGTGGGTTTGTCTTTCAGAACCGATGATGAAATCAGTGCAAGGTCCATTCCGGTAAGGGTTAGCGAATATATAGGCGTTGGTATTCCAACAGTGCTTACTCCAAAAAGCGAAGGCGGCGAATTGCTCGATTCATATCAGGTAGGTAAGGCATTCGACAACGACGAAGTATCGGCTATTTGTGATTTTATTCAGCAGTTGAAATACAATCAGGACTTGTACCAGTTTTATAAAAACAATGCCATTCGCATACGCAGTAATTTTAGCAGAGAGGCAGGTGCTGAGTTGTTTGTTCGCAAAATGAAGCAGTGTTTGAATGTAGAGGAAACGGTAAAGCATTCTTCAATGTAA
- a CDS encoding Crp/Fnr family transcriptional regulator — protein MFFLQSAAAGNGPILSVEMLLSYGAAYKQVKKGEVIFREGQQANFFYVIETGKVKMYNDTEGGKEFIQGFFASGESFGEPPVMAGKSYPASAMAMENATLLRLSKDNFIMLLKENPEVHISFTQLLANRLMAKSNNMKDLTSYGPEHRILSLLKQYKKHCGCPEQEQMQVNLTRQEIADMTGLRVETVIRTMKAMEEKGELTIANRKVLI, from the coding sequence ATGTTTTTTCTTCAATCGGCAGCAGCGGGCAATGGGCCCATACTAAGTGTAGAAATGCTCCTGAGTTATGGTGCTGCCTACAAACAGGTGAAAAAAGGCGAAGTCATTTTTCGGGAAGGACAGCAGGCCAATTTCTTTTATGTAATAGAAACCGGTAAGGTGAAAATGTACAACGACACCGAAGGCGGTAAGGAATTTATTCAAGGCTTTTTTGCGTCTGGCGAAAGCTTTGGAGAGCCGCCGGTGATGGCAGGCAAAAGTTATCCTGCATCGGCCATGGCCATGGAAAATGCCACGCTGCTGCGGTTGTCGAAAGACAATTTCATTATGCTGCTCAAAGAAAATCCGGAAGTGCACATCAGCTTTACGCAGCTGCTGGCCAACCGCCTGATGGCCAAGTCGAACAACATGAAAGACCTGACCAGCTATGGCCCCGAGCACCGCATACTCAGCCTGCTGAAACAATACAAAAAACATTGTGGCTGCCCCGAGCAGGAGCAAATGCAGGTAAACCTTACCCGGCAAGAAATAGCCGATATGACCGGCCTGCGGGTAGAAACCGTCATCCGCACCATGAAGGCCATGGAAGAAAAAGGCGAACTCACCATTGCCAATCGAAAAGTGCTTATTTAA